One segment of Rubripirellula amarantea DNA contains the following:
- a CDS encoding ABC transporter ATP-binding protein, with protein sequence MIQANEFVKRYGDFTAVNGISFHVPGGTVAALVGPNGAGKTTTIRTACGILRPTSGSFQIAGIDLRSDPVGVKQRVAYVPDDPPLFESLTVWEHLMFIASAYRLKDWQSNGEALLTQFELIAKRQTLASELSRGMRQKVAIACAYLREPEVLLLDEPMTGLDPPSIRLLKRSIAQQAARGATVLISSHLLTLVEDICTHLVLMRSGDVLFSGMMSEARSQFGGTSQSLEEVFFRLTADDQWTPAKSIEAVDE encoded by the coding sequence ATGATTCAAGCTAACGAGTTCGTGAAACGCTATGGCGATTTCACGGCCGTGAACGGGATTTCGTTCCATGTCCCCGGCGGAACGGTCGCTGCCCTTGTTGGGCCCAACGGAGCCGGCAAAACGACGACCATCCGAACCGCATGCGGAATCTTGCGACCAACGTCAGGCAGCTTTCAAATCGCAGGCATAGATCTGCGATCTGATCCGGTGGGTGTCAAGCAGCGTGTGGCGTACGTTCCCGACGATCCACCCCTCTTCGAGTCGCTCACCGTGTGGGAGCACTTGATGTTTATCGCATCGGCTTATCGGCTCAAGGACTGGCAATCCAATGGGGAAGCACTGCTAACGCAATTTGAACTGATTGCTAAACGACAAACTTTGGCGTCGGAGTTGTCACGCGGCATGCGGCAAAAAGTGGCCATCGCTTGCGCCTATCTTCGCGAGCCCGAGGTCCTGCTGCTCGACGAACCGATGACCGGTCTCGATCCACCGAGCATTCGATTGCTCAAGCGATCGATAGCGCAGCAGGCTGCAAGGGGAGCCACGGTGCTGATCAGTTCCCATCTACTCACTCTCGTTGAGGACATTTGCACGCACTTGGTCCTAATGCGATCTGGCGACGTTTTGTTCTCGGGAATGATGAGCGAGGCTCGATCTCAATTTGGCGGTACGTCTCAAAGCCTCGAAGAAGTGTTCTTTCGCTTGACTGCGGACGATCAATGGACGCCGGCGAAATCAATTGAGGCCGTCGATGAATGA
- a CDS encoding membrane or secreted protein, with translation MRRDQQNILLLICFAAIATVSLGCRGQGVLPPAGPMLRQQSQAIINDPFPQNDIGPYEAASRPPDYQQPLPEAVRNRIHRDSTYGFGR, from the coding sequence ATGCGCCGAGATCAACAAAACATCCTGCTGCTGATTTGTTTCGCAGCCATTGCCACAGTTTCCTTAGGCTGCCGCGGCCAGGGAGTCTTGCCACCGGCCGGGCCGATGCTTCGTCAACAAAGCCAAGCGATCATCAACGATCCGTTCCCGCAAAACGATATCGGGCCCTACGAAGCGGCATCGCGGCCACCGGACTACCAACAACCGTTGCCAGAGGCCGTGCGAAATCGGATCCATCGTGACTCCACTTATGGGTTTGGGCGTTAA
- the tatC gene encoding twin-arginine translocase subunit TatC, producing the protein MDRIARPQDDLFENSTMTFGEHLEELRKCLVHAVAWLAGGLIIGLFFADSVILFIQQPLESAIRNFQADRDLYKLGYDPKADESQPIRDFMTEHSLVAEVIYTVPEEYQSLTSDSIQVNSQNQETAAAEVTVDPSDLAKLLSSLPTTDSLKPVVQFRESSTGLSSLKVEEPFMVWVKAGLIVGAVFSSPMVFYHLWSFIAAGLHSHERRYVYIYLPVSVVLFVSGVVLAFFLVLHYVLSFLLAFNGSMDVAVEPRLTYYVNFVLMLPLGFGIAFQLPIVMLFLQRIGLLETQAYVDSWKIAVLVIFVISMIVTPADVTSMVALAIPLVFLYMLGILMCKFIPQGRGLGSDAYDPA; encoded by the coding sequence GTGGATCGTATCGCCCGCCCCCAAGACGACCTGTTTGAAAACTCAACGATGACCTTCGGGGAGCACCTCGAAGAGCTTCGTAAGTGTTTGGTTCACGCTGTGGCTTGGCTTGCCGGTGGGTTGATCATCGGACTGTTCTTCGCCGACAGTGTGATTCTATTCATTCAGCAACCGCTCGAATCTGCCATTCGGAATTTTCAAGCCGATCGAGACCTGTACAAGTTGGGCTACGATCCTAAGGCCGACGAGTCTCAGCCGATTCGTGACTTCATGACCGAACACTCGTTGGTAGCCGAGGTGATCTATACGGTTCCCGAAGAGTATCAATCGTTGACCTCAGATTCGATCCAGGTCAATTCGCAGAATCAGGAAACTGCCGCGGCGGAAGTGACCGTTGACCCTAGTGATCTGGCCAAGTTGTTGAGTTCCCTGCCCACGACGGATTCGCTTAAGCCGGTCGTGCAGTTTCGAGAGTCCAGCACCGGGCTAAGTTCACTAAAGGTCGAAGAGCCGTTTATGGTTTGGGTCAAGGCGGGGCTCATCGTGGGTGCTGTGTTCTCGTCACCGATGGTGTTCTATCACTTGTGGTCCTTCATCGCCGCTGGATTGCATTCGCACGAACGACGCTACGTCTACATCTACCTGCCGGTTAGCGTCGTACTTTTTGTATCAGGGGTCGTGTTGGCGTTCTTCTTGGTGCTGCACTATGTCCTTTCGTTCTTGCTCGCGTTCAACGGTAGCATGGATGTCGCGGTGGAACCTCGTTTGACTTACTACGTCAATTTCGTGCTAATGCTACCACTAGGTTTTGGCATTGCTTTCCAGTTGCCCATCGTGATGTTGTTCCTGCAACGGATTGGACTATTGGAAACCCAAGCGTACGTTGACAGTTGGAAGATCGCGGTGTTGGTTATCTTTGTGATTTCGATGATCGTAACGCCCGCTGACGTTACCAGTATGGTTGCTTTGGCGATTCCTCTGGTGTTTCTGTACATGCTTGGGATCTTGATGTGCAAGTTCATACCGCAGGGCCGCGGCTTGGGAAGCGACGCCTACGACCCTGCTTAG
- a CDS encoding type I phosphomannose isomerase catalytic subunit: MKPYPLAFRPVLKQTIWGGRKLGQRLGKPIGQDDNYAESWEIVDHGTDQSIVANGSLAGIALDQLIRDHPQWLLGSSASQLSSGGESLSFPLLLKYLDCNRVLSVQVHPDDAYAKRMSPPDLGKTEAWYIVESDPGGLIYAGLKPEVDRMMLSEAIDAGQTEEVLHSFHPEPGDIVFIPAGTVHALGAGLLVAEIQQSSDTTFRLFDWNRVDAEGNARPLHIEQSLEVSDYSSGPVAAKRADMGAAGWQTMVDCDKFVLNVLIHGEGRIGGDDKFHIVTVPRGKATLHVGSETTTLSAGQSVLLPACMPASTITAVEMPSKDGDGQPSSTVLTAHLPN; encoded by the coding sequence ATGAAGCCCTACCCGCTTGCCTTCCGCCCCGTTCTAAAACAAACCATTTGGGGTGGCCGGAAACTTGGCCAACGTTTGGGGAAGCCCATCGGCCAGGACGACAACTACGCAGAGAGCTGGGAAATCGTCGACCATGGGACCGATCAGAGCATCGTGGCCAATGGTTCGTTGGCGGGAATCGCTTTGGATCAATTGATCCGCGACCATCCCCAATGGCTGCTGGGGTCTTCAGCCAGCCAGCTTTCGTCTGGTGGCGAGAGCTTGTCATTTCCACTGCTGCTGAAGTATTTGGATTGCAACCGAGTGCTTTCGGTTCAAGTTCATCCTGACGATGCCTATGCGAAACGTATGTCGCCTCCCGATTTGGGAAAGACCGAGGCTTGGTACATCGTCGAATCAGATCCCGGCGGACTCATCTATGCGGGCCTCAAGCCCGAAGTCGACCGTATGATGCTCAGTGAAGCGATCGACGCGGGACAGACCGAGGAAGTGCTTCACTCGTTTCATCCCGAACCTGGCGATATCGTTTTCATCCCCGCGGGCACAGTTCACGCATTGGGAGCCGGCCTGCTTGTTGCCGAAATTCAACAGTCCAGTGACACCACGTTTCGCCTTTTCGACTGGAACCGCGTCGATGCCGAAGGCAATGCACGCCCGTTACACATCGAGCAAAGCCTCGAAGTATCCGACTATTCATCCGGACCAGTCGCGGCCAAGCGCGCCGACATGGGCGCCGCCGGATGGCAAACCATGGTGGATTGCGACAAGTTCGTGCTGAATGTTTTGATTCACGGCGAGGGTAGGATCGGCGGGGACGACAAGTTTCACATTGTTACGGTCCCACGTGGAAAGGCCACTTTGCATGTTGGATCGGAAACCACAACTTTGTCGGCTGGGCAATCGGTGTTGCTCCCAGCTTGCATGCCAGCAAGTACTATCACGGCGGTCGAGATGCCATCGAAAGACGGCGATGGACAACCATCTTCCACCGTATTGACGGCACATTTGCCGAACTGA
- a CDS encoding TfoX/Sxy family DNA transformation protein: MPDDCTPIAQLRNLGVACERDLNAVQIYTLGDIKELGIEKTFEVLMLGRIARGARHRNGGGTTFNAVYLYALYGAVHDIDWRAIPDVKKSRFKELTARMRKEHGS, from the coding sequence ATGCCAGACGACTGCACTCCCATCGCTCAGTTGCGAAATCTCGGTGTTGCCTGCGAACGAGACCTCAACGCGGTGCAGATTTACACGCTCGGTGACATCAAAGAATTGGGAATCGAGAAGACGTTTGAAGTGTTGATGCTCGGCCGCATCGCTCGAGGGGCTAGGCATCGAAATGGGGGTGGAACAACGTTCAACGCGGTTTACCTATACGCACTCTACGGTGCGGTGCATGATATCGATTGGCGAGCGATCCCTGATGTGAAGAAGAGCCGCTTCAAGGAACTGACCGCGCGAATGCGAAAGGAACACGGCTCATGA
- a CDS encoding protein kinase domain-containing protein produces MIEARTWFLEISDGPDSGRKFTLRPDHVFVIGRGSQSDSQIRDPSISRIHCEVRWNDGTPVIADVGGAGGTIVDGGLIDAPEPVSIGSCIQIGDTRLRVRSADTLDAATMVGAHANLQSATEEPPELSIAKIQQLEGHTFLRFELEKLIQISSSSVVFRGVDLKHDRKVAVKILRPNLVSTEVQRQRFIRAMRTMLPIKHPNIVRTRKAGRTGPYCWAAFDWIDGISVAELIETIGISGMLDWREVLRVAVHIGRALEEADKHGVVHRNVTPANLLRRNHDQAFLLTDLIYARALQYTDAPQLTRPGEVIGDLGYLAPERITDSTVVDQRSDQYSLGATLYALLTGVPPYQANSLAELLEKQQTEEPQHPTQFQMGLNENFCEVVMRMLSKSPESRYRSATKLLHELDTVAVAGGVEADWVSWQG; encoded by the coding sequence ATGATCGAAGCTCGAACTTGGTTCCTTGAAATTTCGGATGGTCCAGATTCCGGTAGGAAGTTTACGCTGCGTCCTGATCATGTCTTCGTCATCGGTCGTGGTAGCCAAAGTGATAGCCAGATCAGAGACCCCAGTATCAGCCGCATTCATTGCGAGGTCCGTTGGAATGACGGAACGCCTGTCATTGCGGATGTCGGGGGTGCTGGGGGGACAATCGTTGATGGAGGATTGATTGATGCACCTGAGCCCGTGTCGATTGGATCGTGCATTCAGATCGGCGACACTCGCCTGCGCGTTCGTAGTGCTGATACACTTGATGCGGCGACGATGGTCGGAGCTCATGCGAATCTTCAGTCCGCCACTGAGGAACCGCCGGAATTGTCGATTGCGAAAATACAGCAACTTGAAGGGCACACTTTTCTACGTTTTGAACTTGAGAAGCTCATCCAGATTAGCTCTAGCAGCGTGGTGTTCAGGGGCGTTGACTTAAAGCACGATCGGAAAGTTGCGGTCAAGATTTTAAGGCCCAACTTGGTTTCGACTGAAGTTCAACGACAACGATTCATTCGGGCCATGCGGACCATGTTACCGATCAAGCATCCTAACATCGTACGAACTCGCAAGGCCGGCCGGACCGGTCCGTATTGTTGGGCTGCGTTTGATTGGATCGACGGTATCAGCGTGGCCGAGTTGATCGAAACAATTGGAATCAGCGGGATGTTGGATTGGCGAGAGGTGCTTCGTGTCGCGGTTCATATTGGACGCGCCTTGGAAGAAGCAGACAAGCATGGTGTTGTTCACCGAAACGTCACTCCCGCGAATTTGTTACGGCGGAATCACGATCAAGCCTTCCTGTTGACCGATCTTATCTATGCTCGAGCGCTGCAGTACACCGATGCGCCTCAATTAACGCGACCCGGCGAAGTCATTGGTGACTTGGGGTATCTCGCACCCGAGCGGATCACCGACAGCACAGTAGTGGATCAGCGAAGCGACCAGTATTCACTCGGTGCGACGCTGTACGCCTTATTGACCGGGGTGCCCCCTTACCAAGCCAATAGTCTTGCCGAGCTACTGGAGAAGCAACAGACGGAAGAGCCTCAACATCCGACTCAGTTCCAAATGGGACTCAACGAAAACTTTTGTGAAGTCGTGATGCGAATGCTAAGCAAGTCGCCCGAATCGCGTTATCGCTCGGCAACAAAGTTGCTGCACGAACTCGACACTGTGGCGGTCGCAGGAGGAGTCGAAGCTGACTGGGTCTCTTGGCAGGGCTAG
- a CDS encoding class I adenylate-forming enzyme family protein, with the protein MLEILEQHINQRGNCAALVDFVEGPISWARLGQMVNTAINQIAQFDLSRPLIHDAPNDLNDVVIALAIASLGGIEAPLDSRLGPAERQRRVDILGGQVFELPPIESVPAEVSPTESESSGLRPSGDSIYASESRHYTHDVTFSSNGRTILWTSGTTSLPTGVVQRHTAWLANAAAKLAAVPQMPTDVRLTMLPLSHAYARTCDLGTWLLSGCTLAVTLGTKGLMTYGPSVNPTLINTVPSVARQLLHEDLDAVGLSRLRLLGVGGAALAPGDFDQWSKRRVTVIQGYGLTETGPVICSATPNNATAGLVGDFVEGWQTQIRSGELYVRGSHVMEGYYDASETTAKKIDTDGWLRTGDLVKRDEPSGQLRILGRVDDVIVLGNGIKVHPTSVEREVESLPGIDHALLLMRDQLELWIDGDEATLPDIEKLMQSLLSFCDVSIGFFEEPLSLAANELTSKLTVRRHQVIANRFGHST; encoded by the coding sequence ATGCTTGAAATTTTAGAACAACATATCAACCAGCGTGGCAATTGTGCCGCGCTGGTTGATTTCGTTGAGGGACCTATCTCTTGGGCTCGGCTTGGGCAAATGGTCAATACGGCGATAAATCAAATCGCTCAGTTTGACCTTAGTCGCCCACTCATCCACGACGCTCCCAATGACCTCAATGACGTTGTGATCGCACTCGCAATCGCCAGTTTGGGAGGCATCGAAGCTCCACTTGATTCTCGCCTTGGTCCCGCCGAACGACAGCGTCGAGTGGATATTCTCGGTGGTCAAGTTTTTGAACTTCCACCTATAGAAAGCGTACCGGCTGAGGTTTCACCAACTGAATCTGAGTCATCGGGTTTGCGGCCCAGTGGCGATTCGATCTACGCGTCCGAATCACGTCACTACACGCACGACGTAACATTCTCATCCAACGGGAGAACGATCCTGTGGACCAGCGGCACTACTAGCCTGCCGACCGGGGTTGTTCAGCGGCACACGGCTTGGCTCGCTAACGCAGCGGCAAAACTAGCAGCCGTTCCGCAAATGCCCACCGATGTTCGTTTGACAATGCTTCCTCTTTCTCATGCCTACGCGAGAACATGTGACCTTGGGACGTGGTTACTATCAGGTTGCACTCTAGCGGTCACGTTGGGCACGAAGGGTTTGATGACCTATGGCCCAAGCGTCAACCCAACATTGATCAATACGGTTCCTTCGGTCGCACGCCAACTTTTGCATGAAGACCTCGATGCCGTAGGGCTCAGCCGATTGCGATTGCTTGGCGTTGGTGGAGCTGCCTTAGCTCCCGGCGACTTTGATCAATGGAGCAAGCGAAGGGTGACAGTGATCCAAGGTTATGGGCTAACAGAAACCGGACCGGTGATCTGCAGCGCCACCCCCAATAACGCGACCGCAGGATTGGTAGGTGACTTTGTCGAAGGATGGCAAACTCAAATCCGCAGTGGCGAATTGTATGTGCGAGGGAGCCATGTCATGGAAGGATACTACGATGCTTCGGAAACCACGGCAAAAAAGATTGACACCGATGGATGGCTTCGGACAGGCGACCTTGTCAAGCGAGACGAACCGTCCGGACAACTTAGAATCCTCGGTCGTGTCGACGATGTGATCGTGCTCGGCAACGGAATAAAAGTCCATCCAACAAGTGTCGAGCGCGAGGTTGAGTCTCTACCCGGTATCGACCACGCACTCTTGCTAATGCGTGACCAGCTTGAATTGTGGATCGATGGCGACGAAGCAACCTTACCTGACATCGAAAAGCTAATGCAGTCTTTGCTTTCCTTCTGCGATGTCTCAATAGGCTTTTTCGAAGAACCGCTATCGCTTGCCGCAAACGAACTAACATCGAAACTAACCGTTCGACGCCATCAAGTAATCGCCAATCGGTTCGGACACTCGACCTAG
- the fba gene encoding class II fructose-bisphosphate aldolase (catalyzes the reversible aldol condensation of dihydroxyacetonephosphate and glyceraldehyde 3-phosphate in the Calvin cycle, glycolysis, and/or gluconeogenesis) yields MPLVPLRVVLDHAAENDYGVAAFNVNNMEQIQAIMEAAAETDSPVIIQASRGARSYTNDAYLRYLMMAAAELHPSIPIVMHQDHGNSPATCQSAIDNGFTSVMMDGSLKEDGKTPADFEYNVRVTKEVVDAAHSQNVSVEGELGCLGSLESGEGEQEDGHGAVGELTHDQLLTDPDEAAQFVELTGVDALAVAIGTSHGAYKFTKKPTGEVLAMDRIEAIHAKLPNTHLVMHGSSSVPQELQDIINQYGGEMKQTYGVPVEEIQRGIKSGVRKINVDTDCRMAITGAIRKVLTEDKGAFDPRAYLKPAREAMKQVCVARMVSFGQAGNGAKLAKALGVLA; encoded by the coding sequence ATGCCTTTGGTTCCTCTCCGAGTCGTTCTTGATCACGCCGCCGAAAACGACTACGGCGTCGCCGCTTTCAACGTCAACAACATGGAACAAATTCAGGCCATCATGGAAGCCGCTGCGGAGACTGATTCGCCAGTCATCATCCAGGCTTCTCGTGGTGCTCGGTCATACACCAACGACGCATACCTGCGTTATCTGATGATGGCCGCCGCCGAACTGCACCCCAGCATTCCAATCGTGATGCACCAAGATCACGGCAATAGCCCTGCGACTTGCCAATCGGCGATCGACAACGGATTCACTTCGGTGATGATGGACGGTTCGTTGAAGGAAGACGGCAAGACCCCCGCCGACTTTGAGTACAACGTCCGAGTGACGAAGGAAGTCGTTGATGCAGCACACTCGCAAAACGTCAGTGTGGAAGGCGAACTTGGTTGCCTCGGATCGCTTGAATCGGGCGAAGGCGAACAAGAAGACGGACACGGCGCCGTGGGCGAACTCACCCACGATCAACTTCTTACCGATCCTGACGAAGCCGCTCAATTTGTTGAACTGACCGGCGTGGACGCGTTGGCCGTTGCTATTGGAACGAGCCACGGTGCGTACAAGTTCACCAAGAAGCCAACCGGCGAAGTGCTTGCGATGGACCGCATCGAAGCGATTCACGCCAAGCTGCCCAACACCCACTTGGTCATGCACGGTTCGTCCAGCGTGCCTCAAGAACTTCAAGACATCATCAACCAGTACGGTGGTGAAATGAAGCAAACTTACGGCGTGCCGGTTGAAGAAATTCAACGCGGTATCAAGAGTGGTGTTCGCAAGATTAACGTCGACACCGATTGCCGCATGGCTATCACCGGTGCGATCCGAAAGGTCCTGACCGAAGACAAGGGTGCGTTTGACCCACGTGCGTACCTTAAGCCAGCTCGCGAAGCAATGAAGCAAGTTTGCGTTGCCCGCATGGTTTCGTTCGGTCAAGCCGGCAATGGTGCCAAGCTCGCAAAGGCTTTGGGCGTCTTGGCCTAA
- a CDS encoding putative ABC exporter domain-containing protein, protein MNERLLSKFVDPALSGLTRQLLRGGLRSFTKQIKKPTGILVALVMLAMIVGGVVPSVVASLYAGDQMRSAVIDLPTVAPVIFTLIGLLAIATQSGIALLELKPPELQFVLAGPFTANHILSYRLITFFLAWFLMCLFGSVMAMPYLPQWWSGFLSMYLFGIFVISLIVIRTLTNPFLTPFRSVLLQSSIGLCLIVFVGMAIPPFVEGTIGWSAQSFLLAMMDSGFGTWLTLPMQPFANLINPGHAVDFFVSLAICMALIGAALWGCYRVNDGFAELAVAGIAKRQQRIQRLRDGDISRTKWFASKSHRSLPRLPFLAGAGPVAWLQLTGFWRRNGRIASLAVLVSITVATVCLVFFSEQMMLLRERQGSASVPIAMGISCYVAFLTTSLSPSGFSAPVRSLLMFKTFAVRPFPLAVGMLAGGFVPLLVLRLCFFAPATLVSSRWIGQDLVILLLGISADLAFVSSIGLLGAGTNLRPIPDGTPDILQGGRAMLFMMLASLGLLPTVMFAGLCGLIAGFWTDFNVTISLLATAVSAFVCQVLVWWITGTLFDRRELEI, encoded by the coding sequence ATGAATGAAAGGCTCCTGTCGAAATTCGTCGATCCCGCACTCTCTGGACTGACACGTCAACTGTTGCGTGGTGGTTTGCGATCCTTTACCAAACAGATCAAAAAGCCCACCGGGATTCTGGTTGCATTGGTCATGCTTGCGATGATCGTCGGGGGCGTGGTGCCAAGTGTCGTCGCGAGTCTCTACGCTGGTGATCAAATGCGATCGGCAGTCATCGACTTGCCCACCGTCGCACCGGTGATCTTTACCTTGATTGGTTTGCTGGCGATAGCGACTCAGAGCGGGATAGCGTTGCTAGAACTAAAGCCGCCCGAATTGCAGTTCGTATTGGCGGGGCCGTTTACGGCAAATCATATCTTGTCTTATCGCTTGATCACGTTTTTCTTGGCGTGGTTCTTGATGTGCTTATTTGGTTCGGTCATGGCGATGCCATACTTGCCCCAGTGGTGGTCTGGTTTTCTGTCGATGTACCTGTTCGGAATCTTTGTGATTTCGCTAATCGTTATCCGGACGCTGACCAATCCTTTCCTGACCCCTTTCCGAAGCGTTTTGCTGCAATCGTCAATAGGACTTTGTCTGATCGTATTTGTTGGAATGGCGATTCCGCCATTTGTTGAGGGAACGATTGGTTGGTCGGCTCAGAGTTTTCTATTGGCCATGATGGATAGCGGTTTTGGAACTTGGCTTACGCTTCCCATGCAGCCGTTTGCAAATCTGATTAATCCTGGACACGCCGTAGATTTCTTTGTCTCGCTAGCTATCTGTATGGCCTTGATTGGTGCGGCCTTGTGGGGATGTTACCGAGTGAACGACGGGTTCGCTGAGCTCGCCGTTGCGGGGATAGCGAAACGCCAACAAAGAATACAACGGTTGCGTGATGGCGATATCTCGAGAACAAAGTGGTTCGCGTCCAAGAGTCATCGGTCACTACCGCGGTTACCGTTTCTCGCCGGTGCCGGTCCGGTCGCATGGTTGCAGCTAACTGGTTTTTGGCGACGCAACGGTCGCATCGCTAGCTTGGCAGTTCTCGTGTCGATCACCGTTGCCACGGTATGCCTGGTGTTTTTCTCGGAGCAAATGATGCTGCTTCGCGAACGTCAAGGAAGTGCTTCGGTTCCGATTGCGATGGGCATCTCGTGCTATGTTGCGTTCCTAACCACATCGCTTTCGCCATCAGGCTTCTCGGCGCCGGTAAGGTCGCTGTTGATGTTCAAGACGTTTGCCGTCCGACCCTTTCCGCTCGCTGTAGGGATGTTAGCCGGCGGGTTTGTTCCGTTGCTAGTTTTGAGACTTTGCTTCTTTGCGCCGGCCACATTGGTGTCATCGCGATGGATTGGCCAAGACCTTGTGATTTTGTTGCTCGGAATTTCAGCGGACCTAGCTTTTGTGTCTTCAATTGGCTTGCTAGGAGCCGGAACGAATTTGCGTCCGATCCCTGATGGCACTCCTGATATTCTGCAGGGAGGGCGAGCAATGCTCTTCATGATGTTGGCAAGTCTTGGATTGTTGCCCACGGTCATGTTTGCCGGTTTGTGCGGTTTGATCGCGGGGTTCTGGACGGATTTCAATGTAACGATCAGTTTGCTTGCGACCGCCGTTTCGGCATTTGTATGTCAGGTGTTAGTTTGGTGGATCACCGGAACGCTGTTTGATCGCCGTGAATTGGAAATTTAG
- a CDS encoding serine/threonine-protein kinase codes for MSIESHAYDGLDDPTRTRQQCREDDAGPTDKSQSEHDDCVGNLPVIGTLVGDSLLLSEIARGAMGVVYKARQQSLDRMVAVKMVLEGGCDRDQLRQRFDNEARFAASLDHPGIVPVYEVGRWQGLPYFVMALVDGESLAERLRDGPLKPDIAAEIAFQTADAISHAHHHKIIHRDLKPANILINCDGRAMITDFGVSKTLGSSSDLTSTGELIGTPHYMPPEQAGANGGKVGPASDVYAIGAVLYAMLTGRPPFLAATPIDVVSQVLTQEPVRPLSLNSAVPIELDVITGKCLQKSPADRYGSASELANDLKRFLTGEPISARPPGVLQRMKMFLRAHVMLASVSGSAALLLILMNIVSMFALVRTRSEVAELTDALEVAVQMRQTERRVFASVTGRSSSNPTADQIASDANYVSFEIQRLLAAADHYQTSRPELSMQLLIAAIQTSQQNLIAPGDATVSRLRGAVALMQKAQSPDSFNESNLDSGVEVRPLDEMNVDELILEAQKRFPQKMSVIDRALLGLLPIDVDSRVGGEVNVEQGTPKMDEQI; via the coding sequence ATGAGCATCGAGTCGCACGCATACGACGGGCTTGATGACCCAACCCGCACGCGGCAGCAATGTCGTGAGGACGATGCCGGTCCAACGGATAAGTCGCAAAGTGAACACGACGATTGCGTTGGCAACCTTCCCGTCATCGGAACGTTGGTTGGCGATTCGTTGTTGCTAAGTGAGATCGCTCGCGGGGCCATGGGAGTGGTCTACAAAGCACGCCAGCAATCATTGGATCGCATGGTTGCGGTCAAGATGGTGTTGGAAGGTGGATGCGATCGAGATCAATTGCGTCAGCGGTTTGACAACGAGGCTCGATTCGCGGCTTCGCTTGATCACCCAGGGATTGTGCCGGTCTATGAAGTTGGTCGTTGGCAAGGATTGCCCTATTTTGTGATGGCCCTTGTAGATGGAGAAAGTCTGGCCGAGCGACTGAGGGATGGGCCGCTGAAGCCCGATATTGCAGCGGAGATTGCTTTTCAAACCGCCGATGCCATCTCACACGCTCATCACCACAAGATCATCCACAGGGATCTGAAGCCTGCCAATATTTTGATCAATTGCGATGGTCGAGCGATGATCACGGACTTCGGGGTGAGCAAAACACTCGGATCAAGCAGCGACCTGACGTCCACCGGTGAATTAATCGGTACGCCACACTACATGCCGCCCGAGCAGGCGGGTGCAAACGGTGGAAAAGTCGGGCCCGCCAGCGATGTCTACGCTATTGGGGCCGTCTTGTATGCGATGTTGACCGGCCGACCACCTTTTCTAGCCGCCACTCCCATCGACGTTGTTTCTCAGGTGCTGACCCAAGAACCGGTGCGTCCCCTTTCGCTCAATTCCGCAGTGCCAATCGAACTCGATGTAATCACGGGAAAGTGCTTGCAGAAGTCTCCTGCGGATCGCTACGGCAGTGCATCAGAACTAGCAAACGATTTGAAACGCTTTCTTACCGGGGAACCAATATCGGCGCGTCCGCCCGGGGTACTGCAACGAATGAAGATGTTTCTGCGCGCCCATGTGATGCTTGCCAGTGTTTCAGGTTCCGCGGCATTGTTGTTGATATTGATGAACATCGTGTCGATGTTTGCGTTGGTGCGAACTCGTTCCGAGGTTGCTGAACTTACCGACGCTTTGGAAGTAGCAGTGCAGATGCGGCAAACCGAGCGGCGAGTGTTCGCCAGCGTGACGGGTCGCAGTTCGTCTAACCCAACTGCCGACCAAATTGCGTCGGACGCGAACTACGTAAGTTTCGAAATTCAACGTTTGCTTGCCGCCGCAGACCACTACCAAACGTCTCGTCCCGAATTGTCGATGCAGTTGCTAATCGCAGCGATCCAGACCTCGCAGCAAAACCTAATCGCACCTGGTGACGCGACAGTCTCGCGTCTTCGCGGCGCGGTTGCCTTGATGCAAAAAGCTCAATCTCCCGATTCGTTCAACGAGTCCAATCTAGATAGCGGTGTTGAGGTCCGACCTTTGGACGAGATGAATGTAGACGAACTAATACTTGAAGCTCAAAAGCGGTTCCCCCAGAAAATGTCTGTGATAGATCGTGCATTGCTGGGGCTATTGCCAATCGATGTCGACTCTAGAGTTGGCGGAGAAGTGAATGTTGAACAAGGCACGCCAAAAATGGATGAACAAATATGA